Proteins encoded in a region of the Wolbachia endosymbiont (group A) of Anomoia purmunda genome:
- a CDS encoding rod shape-determining protein codes for MNFVRKLTGKFYSLFTFKGLFASDIAIDLGTANTLVYQKNQGIVLDEPSVVARIKEKGSYVPYAFGKKAKMMLGKTPGEIEAIRPLKDGVIADFKSAEEMLKYFIRSANTRFTVNKPNIIICVPSGSTPVERRAIQDAAESAGANEVFLIEEPMAAAIGAGLPVTEPEGSMIVDIGGGTTEVAIISLGGIVYSRSARVGGDIMDEAIKSYIRENHKLLIGETTAEKIKKNVGSASLPSENNKEGMIIKGRDLVSGMPKEMLLSEHQLAESLIEPVHQIISAIKTALESTPPELSSDIVDRGIVLSGGGGLLRNLGKVISETTKLPVRVADDPLCCVALGSGKVLENMDYFSHVLFKQD; via the coding sequence ATGAATTTTGTTCGAAAATTAACCGGAAAGTTTTATAGCCTTTTTACTTTCAAAGGTTTGTTTGCTAGCGATATTGCTATAGACCTTGGTACTGCAAACACTTTAGTTTATCAGAAAAATCAGGGAATAGTGCTTGATGAGCCTTCAGTTGTAGCAAGAATAAAGGAAAAAGGAAGCTACGTTCCTTATGCTTTTGGTAAAAAAGCTAAAATGATGCTCGGAAAAACGCCTGGAGAAATAGAGGCGATAAGGCCCTTAAAGGATGGAGTTATTGCTGATTTTAAAAGTGCGGAAGAAATGCTAAAATATTTCATACGCAGTGCAAACACAAGATTCACTGTTAATAAACCTAATATTATCATATGCGTTCCATCTGGATCCACGCCAGTTGAAAGGCGTGCTATACAAGATGCAGCAGAAAGTGCTGGTGCAAATGAAGTATTTTTAATTGAAGAACCAATGGCTGCAGCAATCGGAGCTGGGCTCCCGGTTACTGAACCTGAGGGTTCTATGATCGTTGATATAGGAGGCGGTACAACTGAAGTTGCAATTATTTCTTTAGGCGGAATTGTTTATTCACGTTCTGCCAGAGTAGGTGGTGATATTATGGATGAAGCAATAAAATCGTATATTCGTGAAAATCATAAGTTATTAATCGGTGAAACAACTGCTGAAAAAATTAAGAAAAACGTAGGTTCAGCCAGTCTGCCAAGCGAAAATAACAAAGAGGGAATGATAATTAAAGGCAGGGATTTAGTGAGTGGCATGCCAAAAGAAATGCTTTTATCAGAACACCAACTTGCAGAGAGTTTAATAGAGCCTGTACATCAGATAATTTCTGCTATTAAAACAGCATTGGAGAGCACTCCCCCCGAACTTTCTTCTGATATAGTCGATAGAGGAATAGTTTTGTCCGGTGGCGGCGGATTATTGCGTAACTTGGGCAAAGTTATCAGTGAAACAACAAAATTACCGGTTCGTGTTGCAGATGACCCACTTTGTTGTGTTGCCTTAGGTAGTGGAAAAGTGCTTGAAAACATGGACTACTTCAGTCATGTTTTATTTAAGCAAGATTAA
- the lgt gene encoding prolipoprotein diacylglyceryl transferase — MSLNPVIFSIGPVSIYWYSLAYVLGIVFAYWYLHKLDDQKIFTKNFYDSLLTATIVGIILGGRLGYVLMYDPVLYISNPIEILKTWEGGMSFHGGAIGVLLAVIISCKRHNIPTFYALDLVSCGVPIGLFLGRMGNFINGELFGRVTTMPWGMVFPESGDNLLRHPSQLYEALFEGLLLFAVANSLFFLTRIRLYHGALTGIAVMWYGIARFFVEFFREPDYQIGYLWLNLTIGQLLSIPMVLLGMLVYLGALNLKFSTKSVT, encoded by the coding sequence ATGTCTTTAAATCCAGTAATTTTCAGCATCGGTCCTGTTTCTATATATTGGTATTCCTTAGCCTACGTTTTGGGTATAGTGTTTGCATATTGGTATTTACATAAGCTAGATGACCAAAAAATATTTACTAAGAATTTTTACGATTCGTTATTAACAGCCACTATTGTAGGTATTATCCTTGGAGGTAGACTTGGCTACGTATTGATGTATGATCCAGTTCTTTATATAAGCAACCCTATCGAGATATTGAAGACCTGGGAAGGAGGGATGTCATTTCATGGTGGTGCTATAGGAGTTTTGCTTGCAGTAATAATCTCGTGTAAAAGACATAATATCCCTACATTTTATGCACTGGACTTAGTTTCTTGCGGAGTTCCCATAGGTTTATTTTTAGGGCGCATGGGCAATTTTATAAACGGAGAGTTATTTGGCAGAGTTACAACTATGCCATGGGGTATGGTATTTCCAGAGAGTGGTGATAATTTGCTGCGTCATCCAAGCCAGCTTTATGAGGCACTTTTTGAAGGACTGCTACTTTTTGCAGTTGCAAATTCACTGTTTTTCTTGACTAGAATAAGACTGTATCACGGTGCGTTAACTGGTATTGCAGTTATGTGGTATGGAATAGCACGTTTTTTCGTTGAGTTTTTTCGCGAACCAGACTATCAAATTGGCTATTTGTGGCTTAATTTAACTATTGGGCAGTTGCTTTCTATACCTATGGTTTTGCTAGGAATGCTTGTATATCTAGGCGCATTAAATTTGAAATTCAGCACGAAATCTGTTACATAA
- the smpB gene encoding SsrA-binding protein SmpB gives MEVIAENRKARFEYFILEEFEAGMVLLSSEVKSLRERKVNISDAYVVEKNSEVWLHNMHIAEYKAANRKNHKPKRERKLLLHKKEINKLIGQIKTAGITVVPLSVYFNDKGLAKTKIAIVKGKKLYDKRATIKQREWDREKSRLSKNNL, from the coding sequence ATGGAAGTTATTGCAGAAAATAGGAAAGCAAGGTTTGAATATTTCATCTTAGAAGAATTTGAAGCGGGTATGGTCTTATTAAGCAGTGAAGTTAAATCGCTAAGAGAAAGAAAAGTAAATATTTCCGACGCCTACGTTGTCGAAAAGAATAGCGAAGTATGGCTGCACAATATGCATATTGCAGAATATAAAGCTGCGAACCGAAAAAATCATAAACCAAAAAGGGAACGTAAATTACTCTTGCATAAAAAGGAGATAAATAAACTAATTGGTCAAATCAAGACTGCTGGGATAACTGTTGTGCCGCTTTCGGTCTATTTTAACGATAAAGGATTGGCAAAAACTAAAATTGCCATTGTAAAAGGAAAAAAACTCTACGATAAGAGAGCAACCATAAAACAGAGAGAGTGGGATCGTGAAAAAAGTAGATTGTCTAAGAATAATTTATAG
- a CDS encoding carboxypeptidase — protein sequence MKSYKFLEEVLYRVKNIENTLKVLNQSQLNIEDKVEQMSLLEEIRHEIISHDVIKESLADALGNKKSANTQQLKLIERIHKSNSAVPIDLVKSLSKAKVECQNLWKLSHSETSNLEKLKERFTDLIKLIREVASIKSQQLKCSKYDSLLADSDSDITEKNIKEVFPKVGKFFSENVDKIIEKQKKDKVTNIQKIATQKQIELGSLCLQQMGIALNEIRTSYYHHIDYDESDFCYGLFSLLRHSGYAIYQKCLAQNSISSPITRHVMYETQGLFMERMIGTSREFIEFIQPHIKEKFTIKGKTNSSVENLCLVFNEINLSSFLKNADEFSLLAHIMLRTKLEQDIINGTLEVKDLHDAWLEGMKHYKIPVKAKNELNTYFQDEYWASGVMGYFPIKIIALIAAVQIFSFVKKNHYESLSAIIKGDFSLLISWLSQNVYSAKCGLELLKKVTGKGLDVECVTYYLSEKYNLS from the coding sequence ATGAAATCTTATAAATTTTTAGAGGAAGTATTATATAGGGTAAAGAATATCGAAAATACGCTAAAAGTACTAAACCAAAGCCAATTGAATATAGAGGACAAAGTTGAACAAATGAGTCTTCTAGAAGAAATCAGACATGAAATTATCTCTCATGACGTAATAAAGGAATCATTAGCAGATGCTCTTGGTAACAAAAAAAGTGCAAATACTCAGCAGCTCAAGTTAATAGAGAGAATACATAAAAGCAACAGTGCTGTTCCTATTGATTTAGTAAAGTCTTTATCCAAAGCTAAAGTTGAATGCCAAAATTTATGGAAGCTATCTCATTCTGAAACCAGTAACTTAGAAAAACTAAAAGAACGTTTTACTGATTTAATCAAACTCATTCGCGAAGTAGCTTCTATAAAATCGCAGCAATTAAAATGCTCAAAATACGACTCACTGCTTGCTGACTCTGACTCTGATATCACAGAAAAGAATATAAAGGAAGTATTCCCCAAGGTAGGCAAATTTTTTAGCGAAAATGTAGATAAAATAATTGAAAAGCAGAAAAAGGATAAGGTTACTAATATACAAAAAATTGCTACTCAGAAACAGATTGAACTTGGCTCATTATGTTTACAGCAAATGGGTATTGCACTAAATGAGATTCGTACTTCTTATTACCACCATATAGATTACGATGAATCTGATTTTTGTTATGGTTTATTTTCACTTTTACGGCATAGTGGTTATGCAATTTATCAAAAATGTTTAGCGCAAAATTCTATAAGTAGTCCAATTACGAGACATGTTATGTATGAAACTCAAGGGTTATTCATGGAAAGGATGATTGGAACATCCAGAGAATTTATTGAGTTCATTCAACCACACATAAAAGAGAAATTTACTATAAAAGGCAAAACTAATAGCAGTGTTGAAAATTTGTGCTTGGTTTTCAATGAAATAAACCTTTCTTCTTTTTTAAAAAATGCAGATGAATTTAGTCTGTTAGCTCATATTATGTTGAGAACTAAGTTAGAACAGGATATAATAAATGGCACATTGGAAGTCAAAGACCTGCATGATGCGTGGTTGGAAGGTATGAAGCACTATAAAATTCCAGTAAAAGCTAAAAATGAGCTAAACACTTATTTTCAAGATGAATATTGGGCAAGCGGTGTTATGGGCTACTTTCCTATAAAAATTATTGCTTTAATTGCTGCTGTGCAGATTTTCTCTTTCGTTAAAAAGAATCATTACGAATCATTAAGTGCTATAATAAAAGGAGATTTTAGTTTACTTATCAGCTGGTTATCTCAAAATGTATACAGTGCAAAGTGTGGCCTGGAACTGCTAAAAAAAGTAACAGGTAAGGGTTTAGACGTTGAGTGTGTTACTTACTACTTATCTGAAAAGTATAATTTGTCTTAA
- a CDS encoding ankyrin repeat domain-containing protein: MAVVNTLIGKGAKVNAENDKGWAPLHFAAEKNCEKIVQALSKAEGINVDAKNSDGYTPLYIAAVNGHKDVVNFLIGKGANVNAEDDKGWTPLHRAAVNDREEIVRALSKAERINVDAKNGGYTPLHLAVLANKTGVVTVLIANKANVNAKNDKGWAPLHFATKNGHEGIVKVLLEAGADHSLKDVDGKTPRDLTKDQGIVQLLKEAEEKQTLKNENKKTPKDLTENKDVMQLPEKKEEKQVGKNAIVKEKEQSAKNAIVKGVVVCFVTAVIVGVALAFATALSVPAIIGLAAGSVLIVGAGQYIMSKPKTKMKGVKQELVPRETKKALT, encoded by the coding sequence ATGGCTGTAGTAAACACTCTAATTGGAAAAGGAGCAAAGGTTAATGCAGAAAATGATAAAGGATGGGCTCCTTTACATTTTGCTGCTGAAAAGAACTGCGAAAAGATAGTACAAGCTCTATCAAAAGCAGAAGGAATCAACGTTGATGCAAAAAATAGTGATGGATATACTCCTTTATATATTGCTGCTGTAAATGGCCACAAAGATGTAGTAAACTTTCTAATTGGAAAGGGAGCAAATGTTAATGCAGAAGATGATAAAGGATGGACTCCTTTACATCGTGCTGCTGTAAATGACCGCGAAGAGATAGTACGAGCTCTATCAAAAGCAGAAAGAATCAACGTTGATGCAAAAAATGGTGGATATACTCCTTTGCATCTTGCTGTTCTAGCGAACAAAACAGGGGTAGTAACAGTTCTAATTGCAAACAAAGCAAATGTTAATGCAAAAAATGATAAAGGATGGGCTCCTTTACATTTTGCTACTAAAAATGGCCACGAAGGTATAGTAAAAGTTCTGCTAGAAGCTGGAGCAGACCATTCATTAAAAGATGTTGATGGAAAAACGCCAAGAGACCTTACTAAAGATCAAGGTATAGTTCAGCTTTTAAAGGAAGCGGAAGAAAAACAGACGTTAAAAAATGAGAATAAAAAAACGCCAAAGGATCTTACTGAAAATAAAGATGTAATGCAGCTTCCAGAGAAAAAGGAAGAAAAACAGGTTGGAAAAAATGCAATTGTGAAAGAAAAAGAACAGTCTGCAAAAAATGCAATTGTAAAAGGTGTTGTTGTGTGTTTTGTAACTGCAGTGATAGTTGGTGTTGCACTTGCATTTGCTACTGCCCTATCTGTACCAGCAATAATTGGGCTAGCTGCAGGATCTGTGCTCATAGTTGGTGCTGGTCAATATATAATGTCAAAGCCTAAAACTAAAATGAAAGGAGTAAAGCAGGAACTTGTGCCTAGAGAGACAAAAAAAGCACTTACTTGA
- a CDS encoding IS4 family transposase, translating into MDRIACLSKDLNEFFNEKADEISIAVGFIKRKRKLNGSSFIKAMVFGNIGVGDCSIETMCQLLNEDSIEITKQGLDFRFTEEAVEFMKRMYNESLVLFKNSLQVDCRILKQFRSIKLLDSSYISLPSSMEDMYKGYGSSYRDCESNTKSGIKLQLVFDYLNQALDKLNLIEGIRSDQGYRDYLNGLSANDLLIFDLGYFVPSSFKQIDEAGAYFVSRYKSDTNIYDIETNQKIELLECLEGQSLLEMEVLLGKEVKIKVRIICQKLTEEQSIIRRRRANKLAKSHGYTSSQKNQKLLDWSIFITNVPESKISAEQVLTVYRVRWQIELLFKLYKSHIRLDELKGKPYRVLCELYAKLCAILIFHGIVGCIKLKENTELSLTKAFIELKRRIRELFLALSSKINNLRIFLKKLTTDWSQFSVKDRYRKTRVSTLSSLNFLTLFLNLTRMALTTVIPLLVS; encoded by the coding sequence ATGGACAGAATAGCTTGCTTATCAAAAGACCTCAATGAATTCTTTAATGAAAAAGCAGACGAAATATCAATTGCAGTAGGTTTTATAAAAAGAAAGAGAAAACTTAATGGCTCATCATTCATAAAAGCTATGGTTTTTGGTAACATAGGAGTTGGTGATTGCAGCATAGAAACAATGTGCCAATTGCTAAATGAAGACTCGATAGAAATTACAAAACAGGGTTTGGATTTTAGATTTACTGAAGAAGCAGTGGAATTTATGAAAAGAATGTATAATGAATCTTTAGTTTTATTTAAAAACAGCTTACAGGTTGATTGCAGAATTTTGAAGCAATTTAGAAGCATTAAGCTATTGGATAGTAGCTATATTAGCCTGCCCAGTAGCATGGAAGATATGTACAAAGGATATGGGAGTAGCTATAGAGATTGTGAGAGTAATACCAAATCAGGAATAAAGCTGCAGTTAGTCTTTGATTACCTGAACCAAGCGCTAGATAAGTTAAATTTAATAGAAGGAATAAGGTCGGATCAAGGTTATAGGGATTATCTGAACGGTTTATCAGCCAATGATTTGCTAATATTTGATTTGGGCTACTTTGTGCCTAGTTCTTTTAAACAGATTGATGAAGCAGGTGCATATTTTGTTAGTCGTTATAAGTCTGATACCAATATATATGATATAGAAACAAATCAAAAAATAGAGTTGTTGGAATGTTTAGAAGGTCAATCCCTTCTAGAGATGGAAGTGCTATTAGGAAAAGAAGTAAAAATTAAAGTGAGAATTATATGTCAAAAATTAACTGAAGAACAGTCTATAATTAGAAGAAGAAGGGCTAATAAGTTAGCAAAATCACATGGATATACATCTTCTCAAAAGAATCAAAAATTGCTGGATTGGTCGATATTCATAACTAACGTTCCAGAGAGTAAAATCAGCGCTGAACAAGTATTAACAGTTTACAGGGTAAGATGGCAGATTGAATTATTATTTAAATTGTATAAGAGTCACATCAGGCTTGACGAACTTAAAGGAAAACCATACAGAGTATTATGTGAACTATACGCTAAATTGTGCGCAATTCTTATATTTCATGGAATAGTTGGTTGTATAAAACTGAAAGAGAATACAGAGCTGAGTTTAACAAAGGCATTCATTGAATTAAAAAGAAGGATTAGGGAGTTGTTTTTAGCGTTAAGCAGTAAAATTAATAATTTGAGAATTTTCCTGAAAAAACTTACCACAGACTGGTCACAATTTTCTGTGAAAGATAGATATAGAAAAACTAGAGTATCCACCTTAAGTTCATTGAATTTTCTTACCCTTTTCCTTAACTTGACGCGTATGGCCCTGACAACCGTCATCCCGCTACTTGTTAGCTGA